From Aristaeella lactis, the proteins below share one genomic window:
- a CDS encoding RNA polymerase sigma factor, translated as MSSVTGPDTAPNRNLKFEQLVDKYQKPVLHMCYLYLCDKSLAEDAVQDTFLKVYKSMETFRYESSEKTWIMKIAINTCCNINRSGWFRFFNHKVTPEMMPDKEVQTNENDEELTTAVTKLPIKLREVILLHYYQGLKVNEIADALGISQSSVSGRLKRGREKLKCILEGRELDE; from the coding sequence GTGAGCAGTGTTACGGGCCCGGATACTGCCCCGAATCGAAATCTGAAGTTTGAACAACTCGTAGACAAGTATCAGAAACCGGTACTTCATATGTGTTATCTCTATCTCTGCGACAAATCATTAGCCGAAGACGCCGTACAGGATACATTCCTGAAGGTTTATAAAAGCATGGAAACTTTCCGATATGAAAGCAGCGAGAAAACATGGATCATGAAGATCGCCATCAATACTTGCTGCAACATCAATCGTTCCGGCTGGTTTCGCTTTTTTAACCACAAAGTCACGCCTGAAATGATGCCGGATAAAGAAGTTCAAACAAATGAAAACGATGAAGAGTTGACAACAGCCGTTACTAAGCTGCCGATAAAACTGCGCGAAGTCATTCTTCTGCACTATTATCAGGGACTGAAAGTCAATGAGATTGCTGATGCCTTGGGTATTTCACAATCCTCTGTTTCCGGGCGGCTGAAACGAGGACGTGAAAAGCTTAAGTGTATTCTGGAAGGGAGAGAGCTTGATGAATAA
- a CDS encoding RNA polymerase sigma factor — translation MTEFEFEQQVTALTQQMYRVSASLLRSPQDRQDAVQECVWKAWRKLPQLRDESLFKAWIMRILVNECKRMHRAHWREVAVDEIEIEQPDGVDNRLRDEVLHSAVMQLPEKLRLAVTLFYIDGFSMRETAQILRCPEGTVKQRLHRARTALRILLEKEV, via the coding sequence ATGACTGAATTCGAATTTGAACAGCAGGTAACCGCGCTGACCCAGCAAATGTACCGGGTCTCTGCCAGCCTGCTGCGCAGCCCCCAGGACCGGCAGGATGCCGTGCAGGAATGCGTATGGAAAGCCTGGCGCAAGCTGCCCCAGTTGCGCGATGAGAGTCTTTTTAAGGCCTGGATCATGCGTATTCTTGTCAACGAATGCAAACGGATGCACCGCGCTCACTGGCGTGAAGTGGCAGTGGATGAGATAGAGATCGAACAACCGGACGGCGTGGATAACCGCCTGCGGGATGAAGTGCTTCACAGTGCTGTGATGCAGCTTCCCGAAAAGCTGCGGCTCGCCGTGACACTCTTTTATATCGACGGCTTTTCCATGCGCGAGACAGCACAGATACTTCGCTGTCCCGAAGGCACAGTCAAGCAACGATTGCATCGGGCAAGAACTGCACTGCGTATTTTGCTGGAAAAGGAGGTGTAA
- a CDS encoding sigma-70 family RNA polymerase sigma factor — MPQEIQESSRSVIERLMEQYGSSLLRMCALYLKDADLAQDAVQETFIRAYRHLDNYRGESSEKTWLTAIAMNVSRDMLRTAWFRHQSRSTDIDVLPEQPADFEFPDNTVLTEVMHLPAKYREVILLRYYEGLKLKEVASALGLSDGRVRSRLNKANELLRDRLKEWYYNEEQ, encoded by the coding sequence GTGCCTCAGGAGATTCAGGAAAGCAGCCGTTCAGTCATAGAGCGGCTGATGGAACAGTACGGCAGCAGCCTATTGAGAATGTGCGCCCTCTATCTGAAGGACGCGGATCTCGCGCAGGACGCTGTGCAGGAGACATTCATCAGGGCATACCGGCATTTAGACAATTATCGCGGGGAAAGCTCAGAGAAAACCTGGCTGACAGCCATCGCAATGAACGTCAGCCGTGACATGCTGAGAACCGCGTGGTTCCGCCACCAGAGCCGGTCAACAGATATCGATGTGCTGCCCGAACAGCCTGCTGACTTTGAGTTTCCGGATAACACGGTACTGACCGAGGTCATGCATCTGCCAGCAAAGTACCGGGAAGTGATCCTTCTCCGGTATTACGAGGGACTCAAGCTGAAGGAAGTCGCAAGCGCGCTGGGATTATCTGACGGCCGGGTCCGGTCCCGACTGAACAAGGCCAATGAACTTTTACGGGACAGGTTAAAGGAGTGGTATTACAATGAAGAACAATGA
- a CDS encoding ABC transporter ATP-binding protein — MMDSIITLDHVSKSYRQQQVLKDISVSFAKGRIHGIIGRNGSGKTQMFKVIAGYVLPDHGTVVVNGEKIGVKTDYPRHLGMLIETPGFLPAYSGLFNLQMLAAMNTKLTREKLLNTLHNVGLDNAIHKKVGQYSLGMRQRLGIAQAIMDEPQIIILDEPFNGLDNAGVKEIRSLLVNLRNEGKTILLSSHHAEDIKALCDTVHEMESGKIQTIQGIQTGD, encoded by the coding sequence ATGATGGATAGCATTATTACACTGGATCATGTTTCCAAAAGCTACAGGCAGCAACAGGTGCTAAAGGATATCAGTGTTTCTTTCGCGAAAGGACGTATTCACGGGATCATAGGCCGGAATGGCAGTGGAAAAACACAGATGTTTAAAGTGATAGCAGGCTATGTGCTGCCTGATCATGGAACTGTTGTTGTCAATGGTGAAAAAATCGGTGTGAAGACAGATTATCCCCGGCATCTGGGTATGCTGATCGAAACACCAGGATTTCTGCCGGCATACAGCGGGCTGTTCAACTTGCAAATGCTGGCGGCGATGAATACGAAACTGACCAGGGAAAAACTCCTGAATACGCTTCACAATGTGGGACTGGATAATGCGATACATAAAAAGGTCGGCCAGTATTCCCTGGGAATGCGGCAGAGATTAGGAATTGCCCAGGCTATTATGGATGAACCCCAGATTATTATTCTGGATGAACCGTTTAACGGACTGGACAATGCTGGCGTAAAAGAAATACGGAGCCTGCTGGTTAATCTGCGGAATGAGGGCAAAACAATCCTGCTATCCAGCCATCACGCAGAGGATATCAAGGCATTATGTGATACGGTTCATGAGATGGAATCCGGAAAAATACAAACGATACAGGGCATTCAGACGGGAGATTAA